Proteins from a genomic interval of Quercus robur chromosome 9, dhQueRobu3.1, whole genome shotgun sequence:
- the LOC126701276 gene encoding probable receptor-like protein kinase At1g11050 isoform X1 translates to MFENMGKSLTFSSLLFLFFFTNFFIDSATSSCPIDLSYVETFPWNTSLCREAREPNGTHCCQTLLSLFGIGLAQHLKDTSRFQLPDLASSSSCLSNLQTKLEALSIQPSLVPQCFGSATNFVANTSQCAGIMTIQDWNQRVNGTTQLDSSCQGDMTGLIRCGSCVDAGKQVNSQLANFDPNNTQKCFYFTVIYAAGIVNEFGPKDVRTAYCILGIPLSSSASNKSGNHLSRTTQLKLIFGLLGALVGVLLALGVIILYRRRDKKERQNDVHEEYVSSVKSSVLPNAGAKWFRVSELEQATDGFSQRNLIGQGAYGVVYKGTLSDGTLVAVKQILDLESTGDEDFCNEVEIISKIRHRNLLALRGCCVTSDNLKGKRRFLVYDFMSNGNLGDQLFICRERLTWPQRKNIILDVAKGLAYLHYGIKPAIYHRDIKPTNILLDSAMKARVADFGLAKQNSEGQSHLTTRVAGTHGYLAPEYALYGQLTEKSDVYSFGIVILEIMSGRKALDTSNSSILLITDWAWMHAKSGNVEEIFDESIREEGPKGIMERFVQVGILCAHVMVAFRPTIAEALKMLEGDIDIPRIRDRPLPLSHESFRSWRSISKER, encoded by the coding sequence ATGTTTGAGAATATGGGCAAGTCCCTCACGTTCTCTTcccttctcttcctcttcttcttcaccaatTTTTTCATTGATTCAGCCACTTCTTCATGCCCCATAGATCTTAGCTACGTTGAAACGTTCCCATGGAACACTTCACTGTGCCGTGAGGCCCGTGAACCGAATGGGACTCACTGTTGCCAGACCCTTCTTAGCCTCTTTGGCATAGGACTAGCCCAACACCTCAAAGACACCTCTAGGTTCCAACTTCCTGatttagcttcttcttcttcttgcctTTCCAATCTCCAAACCAAGCTTGAAGCTTTGTCAATCCAGCCTTCTTTAGTCCCACAATGCTTTGGAAGTGCAACAAATTTTGTTGCTAATACTTCACAGTGTGCTGGAATCATGACAATCCAAGATTGGAACCAAAGGGTTAATGGGACAACACAACTGGATTCATCTTGCCAAGGAGACATGACAGGGCTGATCAGATGTGGTTCATGCGTTGATGCTGGCAAGCAAGTGAATTCCCAGTTGGCCAATTTTGACCCAAATAACACACAGAAATGCTTCTACTTCACAGTCATATATGCTGCAGGAATTGTTAATGAGTTTGGTCCAAAGGATGTCAGGACTGCTTATTGCATACTGGGCATACCATTGTCTAGCTCTGCATCAAATAAGTCAGGGAACCATTTGAGTAGAACAACTCAGTTAAAGTTGATTTTTGGGTTATTGGGTGCTCTTGTTGGAGTTTTGCTTGCTTTAGGAGTGATCATCTTGTATAGGAGACGGGacaagaaagagaggcaaaacgATGTGCATGAAGAATATGTAAGCAGTGTCAAAAGTAGTGTGTTGCCCAACGCAGGTGCAAAATGGTTTCGTGTATCGGAGCTTGAACAAGCCACAGATGGATTTTCTCAGAGAAATTTGATTGGTCAAGGTGCATATGGGGTTGTCTACAAAGGAACTCTTTCAGATGGGACTTTGGTAGCGGTGAAACAAATTCTTGATTTGGAGTCAACGGGGGATGAAGACTTTTGTAATGAGGTTGAGATCATTAGCAAAATAAGGCATAGAAACCTTCTTGCTCTTCGAGGTTGTTGCGTTACAAGCGATAATCTGAAAGGTAAGAGGAGGTTTTTAGTTTATGATTTCATGTCAAATGGTAACCTTGGTGATCAATTGTTTATATGTAGGGAGAGATTAACATGGCCTCAGCGTAAGAATATAATTCTTGATGTGGCCAAAGGGCTTGCTTACTTGCATTATGGAATCAAACCTGCCATTTATCACCGAGACATAAAGCCCACCAACATACTTTTGGACTCTGCAATGAAGGCTAGAGTGGCAGATTTTGGTTTGGCAAAGCAAAATAGTGAAGGTCAGTCTCATTTAACCACAAGGGTTGCTGGCACACATGGTTACTTAGCACCTGAGTATGCTCTCTATGGGCAACTAACAGAGAAGAGCGATGTGTATAGCTTTGGGATTGTAATTCTAGAGATCATGAGTGGAAGGAAAGCACTGGACACATCAAATTCCTCAATACTATTGATCACAGATTGGGCTTGGATGCATGCAAAATCAGGAAATGTGGAAGAAATTTTTGATGAGTCAATAAGAGAAGAAGGGCCAAAAGGGATCATGGAAAGGTTTGTTCAGGTTGGAATACTTTGTGCTCATGTTATGGTGGCTTTTAGGCCTACTATAGCTGAGGCCCTTAAAATGTTAGAGGGTGACATTGATATTCCTAGAATACGAGACAGGCCATTACCACTTAGTCATGAGTCTTTTAGATCTTGGCGGAGTATATCAAAAGAGAGATGA
- the LOC126701276 gene encoding probable receptor-like protein kinase At1g11050 isoform X2 yields the protein MFENMGKSLTFSSLLFLFFFTNFFIDSATSSCPIDLSYVETFPWNTSLCREAREPNGTHCCQTLLSLFGIGLAQHLKDTSRFQLPDLASSSSCLSNLQTKLEALSIQPSLVPQCFGSATNFVANTSQCAGIMTIQDWNQRVNGTTQLDSSCQGDMTGLIRCGSCVDAGKQVNSQLANFDPNNTQKCFYFTVIYAAGIVNEFGPKDVRTAYCILGIPLSSSASNKSGNHLSRTTQLKLIFGLLGALVGVLLALGVIILYRRRDKKERQNDVHEEYVSSVKSSVLPNAGAKWFRVSELEQATDGFSQRNLIGQGAYGVVYKGTLSDGTLVAVKQILDLESTGDEDFCNEVEIISKIRHRNLLALRGCCVTSDNLKGLAYLHYGIKPAIYHRDIKPTNILLDSAMKARVADFGLAKQNSEGQSHLTTRVAGTHGYLAPEYALYGQLTEKSDVYSFGIVILEIMSGRKALDTSNSSILLITDWAWMHAKSGNVEEIFDESIREEGPKGIMERFVQVGILCAHVMVAFRPTIAEALKMLEGDIDIPRIRDRPLPLSHESFRSWRSISKER from the exons ATGTTTGAGAATATGGGCAAGTCCCTCACGTTCTCTTcccttctcttcctcttcttcttcaccaatTTTTTCATTGATTCAGCCACTTCTTCATGCCCCATAGATCTTAGCTACGTTGAAACGTTCCCATGGAACACTTCACTGTGCCGTGAGGCCCGTGAACCGAATGGGACTCACTGTTGCCAGACCCTTCTTAGCCTCTTTGGCATAGGACTAGCCCAACACCTCAAAGACACCTCTAGGTTCCAACTTCCTGatttagcttcttcttcttcttgcctTTCCAATCTCCAAACCAAGCTTGAAGCTTTGTCAATCCAGCCTTCTTTAGTCCCACAATGCTTTGGAAGTGCAACAAATTTTGTTGCTAATACTTCACAGTGTGCTGGAATCATGACAATCCAAGATTGGAACCAAAGGGTTAATGGGACAACACAACTGGATTCATCTTGCCAAGGAGACATGACAGGGCTGATCAGATGTGGTTCATGCGTTGATGCTGGCAAGCAAGTGAATTCCCAGTTGGCCAATTTTGACCCAAATAACACACAGAAATGCTTCTACTTCACAGTCATATATGCTGCAGGAATTGTTAATGAGTTTGGTCCAAAGGATGTCAGGACTGCTTATTGCATACTGGGCATACCATTGTCTAGCTCTGCATCAAATAAGTCAGGGAACCATTTGAGTAGAACAACTCAGTTAAAGTTGATTTTTGGGTTATTGGGTGCTCTTGTTGGAGTTTTGCTTGCTTTAGGAGTGATCATCTTGTATAGGAGACGGGacaagaaagagaggcaaaacgATGTGCATGAAGAATATGTAAGCAGTGTCAAAAGTAGTGTGTTGCCCAACGCAGGTGCAAAATGGTTTCGTGTATCGGAGCTTGAACAAGCCACAGATGGATTTTCTCAGAGAAATTTGATTGGTCAAGGTGCATATGGGGTTGTCTACAAAGGAACTCTTTCAGATGGGACTTTGGTAGCGGTGAAACAAATTCTTGATTTGGAGTCAACGGGGGATGAAGACTTTTGTAATGAGGTTGAGATCATTAGCAAAATAAGGCATAGAAACCTTCTTGCTCTTCGAGGTTGTTGCGTTACAAGCGATAATCTGAAAG GGCTTGCTTACTTGCATTATGGAATCAAACCTGCCATTTATCACCGAGACATAAAGCCCACCAACATACTTTTGGACTCTGCAATGAAGGCTAGAGTGGCAGATTTTGGTTTGGCAAAGCAAAATAGTGAAGGTCAGTCTCATTTAACCACAAGGGTTGCTGGCACACATGGTTACTTAGCACCTGAGTATGCTCTCTATGGGCAACTAACAGAGAAGAGCGATGTGTATAGCTTTGGGATTGTAATTCTAGAGATCATGAGTGGAAGGAAAGCACTGGACACATCAAATTCCTCAATACTATTGATCACAGATTGGGCTTGGATGCATGCAAAATCAGGAAATGTGGAAGAAATTTTTGATGAGTCAATAAGAGAAGAAGGGCCAAAAGGGATCATGGAAAGGTTTGTTCAGGTTGGAATACTTTGTGCTCATGTTATGGTGGCTTTTAGGCCTACTATAGCTGAGGCCCTTAAAATGTTAGAGGGTGACATTGATATTCCTAGAATACGAGACAGGCCATTACCACTTAGTCATGAGTCTTTTAGATCTTGGCGGAGTATATCAAAAGAGAGATGA